The nucleotide window AATATCATCCAACGGATTTTTTGGAAGATCCAAAGCACAAATCCTCTCTAATATTTTGTGCCTAGACTGCATGGCTGTGTCATAACTGCAGTAATCCCATGAAAATAATCATCGCTGTCATACTCTTCTTTTTATCTAACtttttgttgattgttgttgtcataaaatgataaattatgaCATTGAAACCAGagtaacaaattaaaacaaataaaagtttTAAACCTCTTATGGAGTTCAATTATGTTTGGTCCAGGAAGGAGATATTTGTCACTTTTATCCTTGCACAAATCACAAGCCCATTTCTCAAGAACAAAATCACCAATTGGGGGAACGAATGATTGATGAGCGTATTTTCCACAGAGGGAACACTGCAACAAGTTTTCCATTTCCTGCACAGAAAAATATGTGAATCCTACGCATATGGCATCAAGGAAATTCAAGAAAGTTTTTTcagagaaaaattaataaaaaaattacctctttaatttcatatttcGGAAACTCATAATCAGGGTCGGAAGATTCAAGACCAGAGACAACTGCATTAAACAATGGTAAAATCAAATGGTTCCACATATATCCTCTTTGAATAAATTCTCTCATTGAAAAatgataacaaaataattagagaattttaaaaacaatatttgtATCTTTATATATCTAAtaactttttgaaaatcaatgtAGTTGATCTGCACCCTTTCTCACTCCATATAAAGGCTGAAAAAAATAAGTCGGCATTGATGCATGAGAAAGGGTTTCCGTATGTAACTGACGAATAACATACAGAATGATAGTTGCAaaagtttaataaaaatttgtttgaaactcACTTTTAGATTCTTCATCACTTTCAGCATCACTAGGAGGCTGACACTTGGCTACTTTTTTGACTCTAGATTTTCCTGAAACGTCACGACTTGCCAAGTGCCTCTTCCTTTGAAGCTCCTTTACACCGTCGTCTGCTATAATAGAGTTAAAAGTGAAAactaataattgaaaaattataaaaataaatgaaacttATATAACAAAACACGGCATGTAGATACCATGGAGAATTTCGGGCTTTTTTGGCAACGGGAAATTGTCTTCAACAAATTTTAGCAGCAACTCACGAGGTCCAGAAATAAAGTCATCAAGTTCAGAGccctaaacaaaataataaataacacatAATGCAACTGAAACgaggaaaaatgattttatgttaaatgaaaatagattCAAATACACACATATTTTGTAACAGCATCCTCTGTCCTTGCTTCCCCTGTACTCTGCAGACCTATGACTACACACTTGTCTTCCATTAATGCTTGCTTCACAAGTCTCACTACAGTAGGGACTTTAGCAGACATACACAAGTGTCTGAAGAATCTCTACAGTTTCAAAAGGAAAAGGGACAACCGAAAAacttcaataaataataaatttctaATAGAGATGAATAACTTGTCTCCAGGAACCAACTTAGACTTATTACCTGGTGGCTTGCCCAATATAATGCCCATATTTTTCTAGTATTAATATTGTTGGTGGATACTTGTGCACATAAATCAATGGCAGACAGCAACTCCTCATGCAAATCCACCCAAACTTCTGTAGCCTTTTTATATGCATGCtacaatatttgaaaaaaaaagaaaacataatcaGACAAGCTTACtgaattcaaaagaaaattgataagAACATACATTACTAGATGAGAATACTGAATTAAAAAGACAAATGAATGagtaaaacaaaatatagatcTGAACTACCTATTAGACCATGATGTTAAGATTCTATTATAACAATAGCTTAATACACAAGTAATGGTAATTACTATCAATAAAGCAAGGCAATTAAATTTTTTCTCTTCGTTTAATTATCTACAGAGAAAGAACAAGTAAAGAGTTGCCATCAATAttcccaaaaaaattagttggCCATACCGTCATTCTATCATCTAATGACGCGTCAACAATTTCAAACTCAGCACCCTTGTAGCTAAGCGTGCGACATAAATACATCCCTCTGAAATTAGAAAATGAAGCAGAATAATATATCTTTCAGATACATATAGGTACATATGGCTGAGAGTGGATATGTTTGTAGAAATATTATAACCTTGCTTTCATGTCCATTGCAACTAGTTCTAGAGCTCCAACACCCCCTTTCTCAAGAGCACCTGGATTCATCactttttattaactttaaacaATTACAGGGTAACttactattttgaaaagcaaaaagtAAAGATAAGAGAAAGAACACTACCTAGAAAATCACTAAAATCAGGGAAACAAGTCCCAGCTCCCCAAAGACCAAGTCGAACCATATAAGCCATATTGCGAGGTTCAGATGCACCGGTAGCTGAGCAATAGACAATCCGAGCTTCAGGTAGTTGAGCCTGTCAAATTTTAAAGAAAGAACTTGGAATAATTCATACACTCAAAACTGATTATTTCATTTTGAAGTGAACATTAACACAACTAGAGTGTACAAACCTGTATAGCAAGTACTGCTTGACCAGTTTTCGTTGGATTCTTATCCTTTTCTGGAACCAAATTTTTTGCTTTATGACACTGTAATGAAACCGACACACTTCAGCAATAAAGATTAAACAAATATATCCCTCAAAATTAAACAGTGGAACTACCAATTGACAATATGATTGATATCCGTTTTAAAAAGTCTAATACCTCATCAAAAATTATAAGACCGTCAAACTCGGGTCCACACCACTGCACAAGCTGTTGCATACGGGTACGACCTCTGTCAGATGATGCTATGAGGCTACTGTACGTCGAGAAAATAACTCCCTCCTTAACTCCAACAGACTTCGAATCAAGCTTAACATAAGGCAGTTTATTCAAAGCATGCACTGGACAGATTcaagaaagaaatatatttaaatgcaTAATAAATCTTGCAATAtacaaaatagtgaaaaaacAATTACAATCATCTTTTCACTTCATTATTACTAACTTTTAAATCATTCCTTTACAACTGACACTGAACCCCTTCTATCGGTGATTAATAGCATTACGTTTATGTTAATAATATGATAATTACATCAAACTATCAAAAAAGCTAACCATATCTTAGGACTTTCATTTGCAAACCCAAAATGCATATATACCTGCAATGCAACTTGCACCCATATCATCCAAATCTCTTCTCGCATCAAACTTCAAGTCTGAACCAACAGAAATCCACCTGAGTAAGATCAATGGAACATGAAAATAGGAATTAAAAGATCAACTGCAAGTTGAAATTACAAACATGTATGCATGCATAGTAAAGCACATTGAAAAGTGAATGTTTATCTAAATTCATAAAAGCATGCCCATGATTACATGTACAAATTGTGACCTAAACTTACAGGGCTTTTCTCCTTCCATGGTGCCAGTTCTCCCAGATTATCCCAGCAACTGTTCGACCTTTACCTACACCAGCTCCATCTCCAAGAAAGAATCCTGCCCTAGCACCACTGGGAATGTGTTGAAGGTGTCTCTACCATGCAAAGAAGCATCAcacatatgaaaattaaattgtaattctatataattatttattatcgATATTCAATCATGTGGTGAGAGAAACCTGACAAGCATAGACCAATGTCTCAATCTGCAAGCATGACAAAGCCTTTGAACGTTCCAAATCATTCTTAATCATTGGGTCATAAGTAGGCTCGGGTGGCTGCACTGCAGACAAAGAAGATGTCTCTACAATTGGATCTGGGTGTGGAGGTCCGATAGATAGCTTGGATGGTCGCTGTATAACGAGAGACGTTGATATTAGTTAAATGTACCATTCAATAAATTAACAGAACGAAGTTAACATAACTTGCTCCCTAGACCTAGAGTCTTTAACTCACATAATCTGTAAATGTTTCTCCGGCGACACCTCCATCACCTTCTTCCTGCTCCACTTCTTCAACCAGCTGATATATTTTAATGTtgacgataaaaaaaaatgagatacaAATACAAGGATAGCAAAAATAATTAGATATACAATTGAAATATCCCACGACATCAATCAAACCCTTGAGTGGAAATTAACAAAGTCattcattgattttcttttcatttcttattCTAAATCCTTCTCCAACACACATTGTTTTCCAACTGTCTCTTTTGGATTCTTGCTTATTTGAGCTTCTATGggaaaacttatgaaaacaactgaTGACATTTTAGAAACTATTTCCAGCTTAGAAGCTCTCCAAATGGCttacaaaaacagcttatagattATGCAAACGAAGCTTGACTTAATTTAATCttgtgttatagaaatagcttattcgTAAACACTTATACGATAAGTGCTTATTTTATAAGCTGCAAAATAAGTTCCAAACAATCCCCTAATAGCAACTAATCAAAACTAAGTAAGATAAACAATCtaaaatcattctctaatcaatacaACAATCAATTTAAGTTACAAAAATATTAAGCAATACAACAATCATTATAAAGCAACAAATCAAGAACCtaataaaataacttattttataaGCTACAAAATTAAGTTCTAAActgcacacacacacacactcatcACTTAACTCAAGAACAACTAATTAAATCACTCTCTCATGAGcacaaaattaggtcaaaatcaaatgatccacaaaaaaaatccaaagcAATTTTTCACCTCGttaacttcttcttcttgtttacGATCAGCATCACCAACATCAAGAATAACAAAACACAGCGGACACGGAAACTGCACCAAATCACTCGGTCCTTTCACAAGCGCCTTACAGTGGAAACACTGGATTTTCACCGCAGACGACGCGATTTGACATATAGGACAAGGTAACTGCACCACTCCAGGTGGTGCGGAGAAGCAAGTCCGGCAATTGGTACATCGCTGCTTGCGTGCCACGGGAGGTTTTGGTGGTGGCGGTGGTGGTTGATGATGCTTTCTGTTAGGAAAAGAGCGAGGGAGAGAAGTTGAAGAGGTGAAACTTGAGCGGGAAGAATTCGGTTTTGTTGGcgggtttagggtttggggtCTTGTATATGGGTTATGTCTTCTGTATCTTCTAGTTTTTAGTTCCATACGAAGTTGTTCAAGATtcggtgatttttttttattcattccaCTCATTGTTGTTGTGAGAAAGAGAAGAATAGCGATGAattaaagaagagaaaaaacgagagaagagagaaaaaggttATGCAAAGTAAAAGAGTTTCTAATTAGATTGGCaattctatttataagaaattccGGTGAGTTAACTCAtcaaaaagtttttttgttgttttgtttttggttgcaaaaggaaaaggagaaaacaagaaaaacacaaacgGGGACAAAAAGAAAAACGCCAAACAAAATCTAGCTAATccctaagaaagaaaaatacacacatggacaaaaataaaaattacaaaagtttATAAGCTAGGAATTATTGTCAAAGTTGGATTTACCGTCCGAAtactctaattattattattattattattattattattattattattattaatacatATCTCTCTTTCCGTTTATTTTATTGCGCTAATGCgtgtaaattatgaacaatattttatgaaattttttattttaattaaaattataagtagaAATATTTGGGActttcaaattgtaacaaacccaaaaaaccatgtttatctttttcaataacaatagttacttataaaatataatataaattcttatcatttttaatatcatcaacaatataacattaatataaaaaaatttatttaagggtataattggaattataaaaaattcagtcAAAAATCTCAATCCTCTTCATATATAACATTGATAATATTGTTCCTATTGTAGGGAGATATTTCCTATTTTAAAgggatttaattttttaattaaaatttaaaataatattattaaaagatGAAATAGATAATAAGATAGTTTAAATGAAGGATAAAATAGGTAATGAAAAAATCAGTCTAAACTCATGTATTTTAAGTCgattttctttatatatggtATAGCTTATTGCTAATGTTAGACAAGGTGTTAGTATGTATACATTATCAacgatatttttttatgagcttttgattaaaattaatttgattttgatcacAGTAATAGGTAGAGATAATagatattttatacttttttttcttgctaAACCAGGAGAATGGATAGACATCAAGGGAAAGcaacgacatcccaactaggttgacaCCTCGCAGAACCCCCATCCTATACCGCCAATCTCATAGAATATTTTATactttcatattgtaacaaactatacttattttttcatcgataccaacaatataatatctttcaaaaaatttaacaaaggGAGTATCAAAGAATATGGTTATTTGGAATGAAAGTAATGAGCACAtataagcaaaaacaaaaatgtttctttataaatataaaaaatttattaaaataaacggTTTGATCAAatgattatctatttgttatttaaaacaTGAATcatgtttaaaatttgaaaaaatctatGCTAAATTcgatataatataaaattacatttaatgaatgagaaacaaataaaatagttagaatgaaaacatgaaattatttatacatatttttaatcCAAGTGAGTAGCATGATGCTAGCTCTCATACAATATACCACAGAACAAAGATTGATAAAAAAGAGAGAGGGAGATAAGACCAAAACCCTATGAAAAGGAAGATAatctaaaacaaagtttgtttaaggTTAAACCTATATACTGGCTAACTTTTCAGCACAACTATTTACTTCTTTATAAATGTGTGATATAATGAACTTCATATGGATATGTTTTGAAGAATGTAGTTGTTCCTTATGTTTCTTACTTCCCAAGGCACTCAATCTCGACTTTTGAAATCATGTATAACCATCATGGAATCAATTTCTAACCATATACTTCTCCATTTCTTGTCTCTGGGAATCTCAATTGCTTAGAAAACTCAACAATGATAGAGTTTAGATGCCTAATCCTTTTGCAAAACAGCGAATGAAATAAGCTTGATCGTCCCTGAAGATTCCACCACAAGCTGAAATACGAGGACTTCCCACATCAACTCCATAAGTATTGCACTCAATCTAGTTGATTAAATGAGGTTGCAAGATGATTTCCTTAATGATTGGAGCTCTTAGGATGAATTGTTACTTTGAAAGCTTTGAGAATAAAAAATCTATCATTGATGAGGTTGCAGACAAATTTGAGTTGCTCCATGCTTTGGAAACATTATAAATTATtcggttaaatatgtttttggtctctataaatatactaacttttcgttttagtctctctaaaattttccttcaactttaagtccctacaaaattttcaatcactacttttggtccctatttttaagttaatttttgtttttttaaatgaaattatgcagaagacaaattaatagaattttttaatccaaaattataaaaattcatattaaattcatgttttgttaaaaaattctaatgttttttgggagagattgttataatattatgaattcttttgcaaaatttcatttaaaaatataaattctacatatgagtttactttaaaggagggaccaaaagcgaa belongs to Medicago truncatula cultivar Jemalong A17 chromosome 6, MtrunA17r5.0-ANR, whole genome shotgun sequence and includes:
- the LOC11442162 gene encoding protein FORGETTER 1 encodes the protein MSGMNKKKSPNLEQLRMELKTRRYRRHNPYTRPQTLNPPTKPNSSRSSFTSSTSLPRSFPNRKHHQPPPPPPKPPVARKQRCTNCRTCFSAPPGVVQLPCPICQIASSAVKIQCFHCKALVKGPSDLVQFPCPLCFVILDVGDADRKQEEEVNELVEEVEQEEGDGGVAGETFTDYRPSKLSIGPPHPDPIVETSSLSAVQPPEPTYDPMIKNDLERSKALSCLQIETLVYACQRHLQHIPSGARAGFFLGDGAGVGKGRTVAGIIWENWHHGRRKALWISVGSDLKFDARRDLDDMGASCIAVHALNKLPYVKLDSKSVGVKEGVIFSTYSSLIASSDRGRTRMQQLVQWCGPEFDGLIIFDECHKAKNLVPEKDKNPTKTGQAVLAIQAQLPEARIVYCSATGASEPRNMAYMVRLGLWGAGTCFPDFSDFLGALEKGGVGALELVAMDMKARGMYLCRTLSYKGAEFEIVDASLDDRMTHAYKKATEVWVDLHEELLSAIDLCAQVSTNNINTRKIWALYWASHQRFFRHLCMSAKVPTVVRLVKQALMEDKCVVIGLQSTGEARTEDAVTKYGSELDDFISGPRELLLKFVEDNFPLPKKPEILHADDGVKELQRKRHLASRDVSGKSRVKKVAKCQPPSDAESDEESKIVSGLESSDPDYEFPKYEIKEEMENLLQCSLCGKYAHQSFVPPIGDFVLEKWACDLCKDKSDKYLLPGPNIIELHKSYDTAMQSRHKILERICALDLPKNPLDDIIDQLGGHDKVAEITGRKGMLVRAPSGTGVFYQTRYSKDVTADMVNMNEKKLFMEGTKLVAIISEAGSAGVSLQADRRVKNQKRRVHLTLELPWSADRAIQQFGRTHRSNQVSAPEYRLLFSNLGGERRFASAVAKRLESLGALTQGDRRAGPSLNAYNYDSEYGKRALELLYGGILGKDPLPVVPPGCLSDRPDTIKDFIMQAKAALVSVNIFKDDGLGGDMDCSMDDKYKRNIRRFLNRLLGIAPEIQNRLFELFVNILDLLVHKARIEGNFDTGIVDLKATVIELQGNPKTVYVDQMSGASADLFTFTLDRGVSWELANTMLNEKQKAGFCSDGDGFYKSNREWLGRHHFILAFESSAPSMCKIVRPTTGESTRDMNLAELTLKYSKVSSLKEAQIGWENEYEVSSKQCMHGPNCKKGKLCSVGSRLQQVNVLGGVIFPIWGNVLKAISKKSQQILKRLRVVRVETTSDNSRRIVGLFVPKEAVDTVLQDLQFVIVLDD